The Novosphingobium kaempferiae genome includes a window with the following:
- a CDS encoding GumC family protein, with the protein MNTTSPMPATPASPSPNDAEALGIYPVEILAMLRRRWRWLIAPTLLGAGAATATVLMREPVYRSSATLLIDSPQIPTSLIASPLTEVADERIAKIRQQIVSRDSLTRLIEQNKLYPKERAAIEYPKLLEMMRNKIGVNLVAANQAQGRGSTIAFNLTFDYRDARSAQAVTEQLTRMFLVEDKRFRTEQATGTAAFLARRSDELRRQLRDLAEKRRGVEARYAGALPTDVALSSQSSSAMRAEISRTDAETQGLIQQSSLLAARQQEIERLPPGIENLQRAEERLVRLLASHSEAFPDVIAARAEVDRQRAMLAKEPARGETLIQAEIVAGRERIATLAARRAELVNTMADLDRRVAQAPQSAYELNTIEREYDNIKRQYDSLREKQLDAQVAANLQTEDKGERFTVVDPPNLPLHPLGKSGWIVLAMGIAAGFAIGLCLIIAREMLTGTIHGAESLRRAVRAPLFGTVGTSRGPSFLDRLAAWLPGRSRAASPAYSGAGI; encoded by the coding sequence ATGAACACGACTTCTCCGATGCCCGCGACGCCCGCATCGCCGTCGCCGAACGATGCCGAAGCCCTCGGCATCTACCCGGTCGAGATCCTCGCCATGCTGCGCCGCCGCTGGCGCTGGCTGATCGCGCCGACCCTGCTCGGAGCGGGCGCGGCGACCGCGACCGTGCTGATGCGCGAGCCGGTCTACCGCTCCAGCGCGACGCTGCTGATCGATTCCCCGCAGATCCCGACGAGCCTCATCGCCTCGCCGCTGACCGAAGTGGCCGACGAGCGCATCGCCAAGATCCGCCAGCAGATCGTAAGCCGCGACAGCCTCACCCGGCTGATCGAGCAGAACAAGCTCTATCCCAAGGAGCGGGCCGCCATCGAGTATCCCAAGCTGCTCGAAATGATGCGCAACAAGATCGGGGTGAACCTCGTCGCCGCCAACCAGGCGCAGGGCCGGGGCAGCACGATCGCCTTCAACCTCACGTTCGACTATCGGGACGCGCGCTCGGCACAGGCCGTGACCGAACAGCTTACCCGCATGTTCCTCGTCGAGGACAAGCGCTTCCGCACCGAGCAGGCGACCGGCACCGCCGCCTTCCTCGCCCGGCGTTCGGACGAGCTGCGCCGCCAGCTGCGCGACCTTGCCGAGAAGCGCCGCGGCGTGGAGGCCCGCTATGCCGGGGCGCTGCCCACCGACGTGGCGCTCAGTTCGCAATCGAGCTCGGCGATGCGCGCGGAAATCTCGCGCACCGACGCGGAGACGCAGGGGCTGATCCAGCAGTCCAGCCTGCTCGCCGCCCGCCAGCAGGAGATCGAACGCCTGCCGCCCGGCATCGAGAACCTCCAGCGCGCCGAGGAACGCCTCGTCCGCCTGCTCGCCAGCCATTCGGAAGCCTTCCCCGACGTCATCGCCGCGCGCGCCGAAGTCGACCGCCAGCGCGCCATGCTGGCCAAGGAGCCCGCGCGCGGCGAGACGCTGATCCAGGCCGAGATCGTCGCCGGGCGTGAACGCATCGCCACCCTCGCCGCACGCCGCGCCGAGCTGGTGAACACGATGGCAGACCTCGACCGCCGCGTGGCGCAGGCGCCGCAGTCCGCCTACGAGCTGAACACGATCGAGCGCGAGTACGACAACATCAAGCGCCAGTACGACTCCCTCAGGGAGAAGCAGCTCGATGCGCAGGTCGCGGCCAATCTCCAGACGGAGGACAAAGGCGAGCGGTTCACCGTGGTCGATCCGCCGAACCTGCCGCTCCACCCGCTCGGCAAGAGCGGCTGGATAGTCCTGGCGATGGGCATCGCCGCAGGCTTCGCCATCGGCCTGTGCCTCATCATCGCCCGCGAAATGCTGACCGGCACCATCCATGGCGCCGAAAGCCTCCGCCGCGCCGTGCGCGCACCTCTGTTCGGAACCGTGGGCACGAGCCGCGGACCGTCATTCCTCGATCGGCTCGCGGCCTGGCTGCCCGGCCGCTCGCGAGCCGCATCGCCGGCCTATTCGGGAGCAGGGATATGA
- a CDS encoding CpsD/CapB family tyrosine-protein kinase — MSFIPQGGIEVPAVAGITFAPDADYLAANHMIGLAPLSNELHPFTMIRSALLDHARATGTRVFAVTSAEPGNGKTHIAANLAMVLARVHPTVLVELDLRRPSLGERLGLPDDYAGVDDYLAGECPWSATQARIEGLDLAVHRVRRPRLDAEALLASNGLPLALRNRQFLDSGAICIIDTPPAILSDDMVLIARSVDGMLVVAEEGRTARGALREIAHAVSPTPIIGTVLNRSISQPMRRIDYGYYKSGPREA; from the coding sequence ATGTCATTCATTCCGCAGGGCGGCATCGAAGTGCCCGCGGTTGCCGGGATCACCTTCGCACCGGACGCGGACTACCTCGCGGCCAACCACATGATCGGCCTCGCGCCGCTCAGCAACGAGCTGCATCCCTTCACGATGATCCGCTCGGCGCTGCTGGATCATGCCCGCGCCACCGGCACCCGCGTCTTCGCGGTGACATCGGCGGAGCCCGGCAACGGCAAGACGCATATCGCCGCCAACCTTGCGATGGTGCTGGCCCGCGTCCACCCGACCGTCCTCGTCGAACTCGACCTGCGTCGCCCCTCGCTCGGCGAGCGGCTCGGCCTTCCCGACGACTACGCGGGCGTCGACGACTACCTTGCGGGCGAATGCCCCTGGAGCGCCACGCAGGCGCGGATCGAGGGGCTGGACCTTGCCGTCCACCGCGTCCGCCGCCCGCGCCTCGACGCCGAGGCGCTGCTCGCCTCGAACGGCCTGCCGCTGGCCCTGCGCAACCGGCAGTTCCTCGACAGCGGCGCGATCTGCATCATCGACACGCCGCCGGCGATCCTGAGCGACGACATGGTGCTCATCGCCCGCAGCGTCGATGGCATGCTGGTCGTGGCCGAGGAAGGCCGCACCGCAAGAGGCGCCCTGCGCGAGATCGCGCACGCCGTCAGCCCGACGCCGATCATCGGCACGGTGCTCAACCGTTCCATCTCGCAGCCGATGAGGCGGATCGACTACGGGTATTACAAAAGCGGCCCCAGAGAGGCCTGA
- a CDS encoding glycosyltransferase, giving the protein MTQITETALAPLVLKRLGREEAVREHGVRGAVGTATRRSRAAVAYLSNVYPKISHSFIQTEIAALERQGIEVHRFTVRRAGEGAADATERAEAARTTGLLEDRGALAKAVLGCLATRPVAALRALGLAWRTGGSGNRIRACAYFAEAALLARRLEAEGVSHLHAHFGTNPAMVARLVARLAPVTYSFTAHGPDEFDAPRGLDLPGKIAEAAFVIGVSSFGRGQLMRWSRPDHWSRIHVVHCAPDPAFFASIEDGVQEPVVTPQLLCVARLSAQKGLPLLLEAVARVAARREIRLDVIGGGEDEAIIEAQIERLGLRGIVTLRGWASPETIREALRASRALVLPSFAEGLPVVLMEAMALGRPVIATAIAGIPELVDGDVGWLVPSGSIEALEGALDEALDAWPEELAAMGMEARARVLERHDPERCAGRMVDLLKPLAR; this is encoded by the coding sequence ATGACCCAGATCACCGAAACGGCCCTCGCGCCGCTCGTCCTGAAGCGCCTCGGGCGTGAAGAGGCCGTGCGCGAGCATGGCGTGCGGGGGGCGGTCGGCACCGCCACCCGGCGCAGTCGCGCGGCGGTTGCCTACCTCAGCAACGTCTACCCGAAGATCAGTCACAGCTTCATCCAGACCGAGATCGCCGCGCTTGAACGGCAGGGTATCGAGGTCCACCGCTTCACTGTGCGCCGTGCCGGGGAAGGCGCGGCCGACGCGACAGAGCGCGCCGAGGCGGCGCGGACCACCGGGCTGCTGGAGGACAGGGGCGCGCTGGCGAAGGCCGTGCTCGGCTGTCTCGCCACACGTCCCGTCGCGGCGCTGCGCGCGCTGGGCCTCGCCTGGCGCACCGGTGGCAGCGGCAACCGCATCCGCGCCTGCGCCTATTTCGCCGAGGCGGCGCTGCTCGCGCGGCGGCTGGAGGCGGAAGGTGTCTCGCACCTCCACGCCCATTTCGGGACGAACCCGGCGATGGTGGCACGCCTCGTCGCCCGCCTCGCGCCCGTGACCTACAGCTTCACCGCGCACGGGCCGGACGAGTTCGATGCCCCTCGCGGGCTCGACCTGCCGGGCAAGATCGCCGAGGCGGCCTTCGTCATCGGCGTCTCCAGCTTCGGGCGCGGGCAGCTCATGCGCTGGTCGCGCCCGGATCACTGGTCGCGCATCCACGTCGTCCACTGCGCACCGGACCCCGCGTTCTTCGCCAGCATCGAGGACGGCGTGCAGGAGCCGGTCGTCACGCCGCAGCTGCTCTGCGTGGCGCGGCTGAGCGCGCAAAAGGGCCTGCCGCTGCTGCTGGAAGCCGTCGCCCGCGTGGCGGCGCGCCGCGAAATCCGGCTCGACGTCATCGGCGGGGGCGAGGATGAGGCGATCATCGAGGCGCAGATCGAGCGGCTCGGCCTGCGCGGCATCGTCACCCTGCGCGGCTGGGCTAGCCCGGAAACGATCCGCGAGGCACTGCGTGCGTCCCGCGCCCTCGTCCTGCCGAGCTTCGCCGAGGGCCTGCCGGTGGTGCTGATGGAGGCGATGGCGCTGGGCCGCCCGGTCATCGCCACCGCCATCGCCGGGATACCCGAACTGGTGGACGGCGACGTGGGCTGGCTGGTGCCCTCGGGCTCGATCGAAGCGCTGGAAGGTGCCCTCGACGAAGCGCTGGATGCCTGGCCCGAGGAACTCGCGGCGATGGGCATGGAGGCGCGGGCGAGGGTGCTGGAGCGCCACGATCCGGAGCGCTGCGCCGGTCGCATGGTGGACCTGCTGAAGCCGCTGGCACGGTGA
- a CDS encoding cell wall hydrolase codes for MRRARVGLGACLALLAVATVPVDHPVASPLPRLTTPPIVRGAFDGPDAMPLPPADAQSLLARAFNAQVPMARGVLVPAQPFYLRTGPEDIARATDCLAAADYYEAGVGISDQRAVAQVVLNRVRHRAFPSTVCGVVFQGSERRTGCQFTFTCDGSLLRRTPSAVAWQQARRVATEMLLGQVEPIVGLATHYHTDWVSPAWDRTMDKIAVVRTHLFYRWRGQQIFEMRYSGVEPEIAQLARLSDAHRGEDFSVPDVELAASSAVPAPHIATIMPTGPLAPPLGAPSVAAPPPSNVFLVTLPAGGSPASFRALAEQRCAGVSQCRFIGWTDAARTPRALPMPGSAVDAIAFVFERHSTTAAASMRWDCARFAPDASGRCI; via the coding sequence ATGCGCCGGGCCCGGGTGGGGCTCGGCGCATGTCTGGCCCTGCTCGCCGTCGCCACGGTGCCGGTCGACCACCCCGTCGCCAGCCCGCTGCCCCGATTGACCACGCCGCCCATCGTGCGCGGCGCGTTCGACGGGCCGGACGCCATGCCGCTGCCGCCCGCCGATGCCCAGTCGCTGCTGGCCCGCGCCTTCAACGCGCAGGTGCCGATGGCGCGCGGCGTGCTCGTCCCCGCGCAGCCTTTCTACCTGCGCACCGGGCCGGAGGACATCGCCCGCGCCACGGACTGCCTCGCCGCCGCTGACTATTACGAGGCCGGAGTCGGCATCTCCGACCAGCGCGCCGTCGCGCAGGTGGTGCTGAACCGCGTGCGCCACCGGGCCTTCCCCTCGACCGTGTGCGGCGTCGTCTTCCAGGGGTCGGAGCGTCGCACCGGCTGCCAGTTCACCTTCACCTGCGACGGCTCGCTGCTGCGCCGCACGCCTTCCGCCGTAGCATGGCAGCAGGCGCGCCGCGTGGCGACCGAGATGCTGCTCGGTCAGGTGGAGCCGATCGTCGGCCTCGCCACGCATTACCATACCGACTGGGTGAGCCCGGCGTGGGACCGCACGATGGACAAGATCGCCGTCGTGCGCACGCACCTGTTCTATCGCTGGCGCGGGCAGCAGATCTTCGAGATGCGCTACAGCGGCGTCGAGCCGGAAATCGCCCAGCTCGCCCGCCTGTCCGATGCGCATCGGGGAGAGGACTTCTCGGTTCCCGACGTGGAACTCGCCGCCTCGTCCGCCGTACCGGCGCCGCATATCGCGACGATCATGCCGACCGGTCCGCTGGCACCGCCGCTCGGCGCGCCGAGCGTCGCCGCGCCGCCGCCGTCGAACGTATTCCTCGTCACGCTCCCCGCCGGGGGCTCGCCCGCAAGCTTCCGCGCGCTGGCCGAACAGCGCTGCGCCGGGGTGAGCCAGTGCCGCTTCATCGGCTGGACCGACGCCGCGCGCACGCCGCGCGCCCTGCCGATGCCCGGCAGCGCGGTCGATGCGATCGCCTTCGTCTTCGAACGCCACAGCACCACTGCCGCCGCCAGCATGCGCTGGGACTGCGCCCGCTTCGCGCCGGACGCCTCGGGCCGCTGCATCTGA
- a CDS encoding acyltransferase family protein — protein sequence MSSAQHGSYRTEIDGLRAIAVLAVVLYHFAVPGLKAGFVGVDVFFVISGFLIGGMLWSEMTERGRIDLGSFYLRRIRRLAPAFFAMGMASMLIGWFVLLPYEFRNLGKELIASSLWMSNILFYREAGYFDFGAENRVLLHTWSLSVEEQFYIFLPLLLNALLLVRARPQLVLGVLVAVWTASLIGCIAFTAGYPVLTFYLFPFRAWEMLSGVLLAIWLQKSAPGPQLQALLAWTGIALLAASFMLIENTGFPGYQALLPVAGSAAVIAGAARARGNPGTFLSHPTMVFVGLISYSLYLWHWPLLILSRYWRGEYASPAETAAWLALVFVVATLSWRFVEQPFRRARWVTPPRLVGGAAFAACAVLSMGALSYVTNGMPDRFSRETQVYITASGGFLQDMSRCTRAGSGPLAGVETCAIGPEGKPEFLIWGDSHLRAQMDGLAMAAREAGRPGLIIWHAGCPPLFGLAKQESAATPDQDRACMDDNRRIRAAIRQFPDIHRLLLVGRWAYYADGKGVGRDAHNVIRLAPEDGSGLPRNVAQADLFGAALKLTVAELNGDGYEVYLMRQVPELPQYDSIRVARDMAYGRLTADQARTLASVQMPALRERTRLAEAPIDQLVADRQVRLIDPWPRLCADKCSGMQNGTSLYFDNNHMTYAGAVSLRDLFIPFLSGSKPGRT from the coding sequence TTGTCGTCAGCACAGCATGGATCCTATCGCACGGAGATAGACGGCCTGCGCGCCATCGCGGTGCTCGCGGTGGTGCTCTACCACTTCGCGGTGCCGGGGCTGAAGGCCGGGTTCGTCGGCGTCGATGTCTTCTTCGTGATCTCGGGCTTCCTGATCGGCGGCATGCTGTGGTCGGAGATGACCGAGCGGGGCCGCATCGACCTCGGCAGCTTCTACCTGCGCCGCATCCGCCGCCTTGCCCCCGCGTTCTTCGCGATGGGCATGGCGAGCATGCTGATCGGCTGGTTCGTGCTGCTGCCCTACGAGTTCCGCAATCTCGGCAAGGAACTCATCGCGTCGAGCCTGTGGATGTCCAACATCCTGTTCTACCGCGAGGCGGGCTACTTCGATTTCGGCGCGGAGAACCGGGTGCTGCTGCACACCTGGTCGCTGTCGGTGGAGGAGCAGTTCTACATCTTCCTGCCGCTGCTGCTGAACGCGCTGCTGCTCGTCCGCGCGCGCCCGCAGCTGGTGCTGGGCGTACTGGTGGCGGTGTGGACCGCATCGCTGATCGGCTGCATCGCCTTCACGGCGGGCTATCCGGTGCTGACCTTCTACCTCTTCCCGTTCCGCGCGTGGGAGATGCTGTCGGGCGTGCTGCTGGCGATCTGGCTGCAGAAGTCCGCGCCGGGGCCGCAGCTGCAGGCCCTGCTGGCATGGACCGGCATCGCCCTGCTCGCCGCCTCGTTCATGCTGATCGAGAACACCGGCTTCCCCGGATACCAGGCCCTGCTGCCGGTCGCCGGGAGCGCCGCCGTGATCGCCGGAGCCGCCCGCGCGCGCGGCAATCCCGGCACCTTCCTGTCACACCCGACGATGGTCTTCGTCGGGCTGATCTCCTACTCGCTCTACCTCTGGCACTGGCCGCTGCTGATCCTGTCACGCTACTGGCGCGGGGAGTATGCATCGCCGGCAGAGACCGCCGCGTGGCTGGCGCTGGTCTTCGTGGTCGCGACGCTGAGCTGGCGCTTCGTCGAGCAGCCGTTCCGCCGTGCCCGCTGGGTCACGCCGCCCCGGCTCGTCGGCGGGGCCGCCTTCGCCGCCTGCGCCGTGCTCTCGATGGGCGCGCTGAGCTACGTGACCAACGGCATGCCCGACCGCTTCTCGCGCGAGACGCAGGTCTACATCACCGCATCGGGCGGCTTCCTGCAGGACATGAGCCGCTGCACGCGCGCCGGCAGCGGTCCGCTCGCCGGGGTGGAGACCTGCGCCATCGGGCCGGAGGGCAAGCCCGAGTTCCTGATCTGGGGCGACAGCCACCTGCGCGCGCAGATGGACGGCCTCGCCATGGCCGCGCGCGAGGCGGGGCGTCCGGGCCTGATAATCTGGCACGCCGGTTGCCCGCCGCTGTTCGGCCTCGCCAAGCAGGAAAGCGCCGCGACGCCCGATCAGGACCGCGCCTGCATGGACGACAACCGCCGCATCCGCGCGGCGATCCGCCAGTTCCCCGACATCCACCGCCTGCTGCTCGTCGGCCGCTGGGCCTATTACGCCGACGGCAAGGGCGTGGGCCGCGACGCGCACAACGTCATCCGCCTCGCGCCCGAGGACGGCTCCGGCCTGCCCCGCAACGTCGCGCAGGCCGACCTGTTCGGCGCCGCGCTCAAGCTCACCGTGGCCGAACTCAACGGCGACGGCTACGAGGTCTACCTGATGCGGCAGGTGCCCGAGCTGCCGCAGTACGACAGCATCAGGGTCGCCCGCGACATGGCCTACGGACGGCTCACCGCCGATCAGGCGCGCACGCTCGCCAGCGTGCAGATGCCCGCCCTGCGCGAACGCACCCGGCTGGCGGAGGCCCCCATCGACCAGCTCGTCGCCGACCGGCAGGTCCGGCTGATCGACCCGTGGCCCCGCCTCTGCGCCGACAAGTGCAGCGGCATGCAGAACGGCACCTCGCTCTACTTCGACAACAACCACATGACTTATGCGGGCGCGGTCAGCCTGCGCGACCTGTTCATCCCGTTCCTCTCGGGCAGCAAACCGGGGCGCACATGA
- a CDS encoding GMC oxidoreductase: MIGALAARHWDVIVIGTGIGGGVIGRRLAERGLSILFVEKGRAGYRTEENHMPGDEVSDPVARLARGSWPEPVRARIEGQERRFHAAIGAGVGGSSVFYAATLERPEVHDLDHSEERPHPTAGWPVRFAEMLPYFDQAQALFSIRGEPDPLASHPTPSLAAPARMCEGDARLMAGMRRSGLHPYQLHSAMLGVEGCGSCLGRKCPRPCKMDGRSAGVEPAVATGRAAVADRCEVKELIGGNGRITQVVASRDGEDVTFTGDHVVLAAGALSSPRILLGSRSSGWSEGCGNARGQVGRNLMFHLNEMFALWPRRGEGYDEAAKSIGFRDLYHADGHRFGMVQAMGLDAGEGEILSYLRGKIDRTPLRRVPGAKELARIPAKVAAQMLGQAKVFVGLLEDMPYAENRVMPDPERPGGILVDYRFSPELHQRRKRFRKLIRSSLGQRTLFLTYEPVLNFGHPCGSLRMGTDPEKSVVDARCRVHGMTNLWVADASFMPTSMGVNPSLTIAANALRVGDAIMAAA, translated from the coding sequence ATGATCGGCGCACTCGCCGCAAGACACTGGGACGTCATCGTCATCGGCACCGGCATCGGCGGCGGCGTCATCGGTCGTCGCCTCGCCGAGCGGGGCCTCTCGATCCTGTTCGTCGAGAAGGGCCGCGCGGGCTACCGCACCGAGGAGAACCACATGCCCGGCGACGAGGTCTCCGACCCGGTCGCCCGACTGGCGCGCGGATCGTGGCCGGAGCCCGTCCGCGCGCGGATCGAGGGGCAGGAGCGCCGCTTCCACGCCGCCATCGGCGCGGGCGTCGGCGGATCCTCGGTATTCTACGCGGCGACGCTGGAGCGGCCCGAGGTCCACGACCTCGACCACAGCGAGGAACGACCGCACCCTACCGCCGGATGGCCGGTCCGCTTCGCCGAGATGCTGCCCTACTTCGACCAGGCGCAGGCGCTGTTCTCGATCCGGGGCGAGCCCGACCCGCTCGCCAGCCACCCGACGCCAAGCCTCGCTGCCCCGGCCCGGATGTGCGAGGGCGACGCAAGGTTGATGGCGGGAATGCGCCGCTCCGGCCTCCATCCCTACCAGCTCCACAGCGCCATGCTCGGCGTCGAGGGATGCGGCTCATGCCTTGGCCGCAAGTGCCCGCGCCCGTGCAAGATGGACGGCCGCTCGGCGGGCGTGGAACCCGCCGTGGCGACCGGCCGCGCCGCCGTCGCCGACCGCTGCGAGGTAAAGGAACTCATCGGCGGCAACGGTCGCATCACGCAAGTCGTCGCCAGCCGCGACGGCGAGGACGTGACCTTCACCGGCGACCATGTCGTACTGGCCGCCGGGGCGCTCTCGTCCCCGCGCATCCTTCTCGGCTCGCGCTCGTCCGGCTGGTCGGAGGGCTGCGGCAATGCGCGCGGGCAGGTCGGCCGCAACCTGATGTTCCATCTCAACGAGATGTTCGCCCTCTGGCCCCGGCGCGGCGAGGGCTACGACGAGGCCGCCAAGTCCATCGGCTTTCGCGATCTCTACCACGCCGACGGGCACCGCTTCGGCATGGTGCAGGCGATGGGCCTCGATGCGGGCGAAGGCGAGATCCTCAGCTACCTGCGCGGCAAGATCGACCGGACGCCGCTGCGCCGCGTGCCGGGGGCGAAGGAACTGGCGCGCATCCCGGCAAAGGTCGCGGCACAGATGCTCGGGCAGGCCAAGGTCTTCGTCGGCCTGCTGGAAGACATGCCCTATGCCGAGAACCGCGTGATGCCCGACCCGGAACGTCCCGGCGGCATCCTCGTCGACTATCGCTTCAGCCCCGAACTGCACCAGCGGCGCAAGCGGTTCCGCAAGCTGATCCGCTCGTCGCTCGGCCAGCGGACGCTGTTCCTCACTTATGAGCCGGTGCTCAACTTCGGCCATCCCTGCGGGAGCCTGCGCATGGGGACAGACCCCGAGAAAAGCGTCGTCGATGCCCGGTGCCGCGTCCACGGCATGACCAACCTGTGGGTCGCCGACGCCTCGTTCATGCCCACTTCGATGGGCGTCAACCCCAGCCTGACCATCGCCGCCAACGCGCTGCGGGTGGGCGATGCCATCATGGCCGCGGCATGA
- a CDS encoding SDR family oxidoreductase produces the protein MSGGNENGGGDGGIAVVTGAGRGLGRALAVELVARGCTVAGLGRSAADLAETSALSTGPGAFHALTCDVSDYDSVRNAFAQIRALGPVAILINNAAVYPRRDFLDETAESFMQSIATNLGGMVACSRLALDDMVSRGTGRIVNVTSFADLAPICASSAYSVSKGAGRIFTRAMVADLEGRFPGIVVSDWIPGALRTTMGLPDGIEPEDAARWGAELALSQHPSMNGTLWERNNEVLAPQSLKRRLFNRLLMRRTPAPRMLSAA, from the coding sequence ATGAGCGGCGGCAACGAAAACGGGGGCGGCGATGGCGGCATCGCGGTCGTCACCGGCGCGGGACGCGGGCTCGGCCGGGCGCTGGCGGTGGAACTGGTCGCGCGCGGATGCACCGTCGCCGGTCTCGGCCGCAGCGCGGCGGACCTTGCCGAAACCTCCGCGCTGAGCACCGGCCCCGGCGCATTCCACGCCCTGACCTGCGACGTCTCGGACTACGACAGCGTGCGCAATGCCTTCGCGCAGATACGCGCGCTCGGCCCGGTGGCGATCCTCATCAACAATGCCGCCGTCTATCCCCGTCGCGATTTCCTCGACGAGACGGCGGAAAGCTTCATGCAGAGCATCGCCACCAACCTCGGCGGCATGGTCGCGTGCAGCCGCCTCGCTCTCGACGACATGGTGAGCCGGGGCACCGGCCGCATCGTCAACGTCACCAGCTTCGCCGACCTCGCGCCGATCTGCGCGAGCAGCGCCTATTCGGTGTCCAAGGGCGCGGGCCGCATCTTCACCCGCGCCATGGTGGCCGACCTCGAAGGTCGCTTTCCCGGCATCGTCGTCAGCGACTGGATTCCGGGCGCGCTGCGCACCACCATGGGCCTGCCCGACGGCATCGAGCCCGAGGACGCTGCCCGCTGGGGCGCCGAACTCGCGCTGTCGCAGCACCCCTCGATGAACGGCACGCTGTGGGAGCGCAACAACGAGGTGCTCGCGCCTCAGTCCCTGAAGCGCCGCCTGTTCAACCGCCTGCTGATGCGCCGGACGCCCGCGCCCCGGATGCTCAGCGCGGC